One Cicer arietinum cultivar CDC Frontier isolate Library 1 chromosome 8, Cicar.CDCFrontier_v2.0, whole genome shotgun sequence DNA segment encodes these proteins:
- the LOC101507246 gene encoding transcription factor bHLH18-like, which yields MTSTYESWTSWLCDLEPEDYNFVNESNTNKVHESFHFHHEIDIITPLPQDHNSDSHYSSTMSNSSGDANSFERPSKTLKTNPSNTGYPSSQKKDSSFPYILSFNNENPEPEPILNIDSSSTLKPKAKSLNHGKSLTSNKGSLENQKKETKRKKNDSFTRSSQHNQDHVLAERKRREKLSQQFIALSALIPGLKKMDKASVLSDAVNHVKQLQEQVKVLEEKNTRFKNVESVVYVEKNKNKKSYSHEDVSDTSSNSGYGNCYHESETMPEVEARVSEKNVLIRIHCEKKKEVLVKIMKEIENLHLSVTSSSTLQFGNTNLDITVIAQMDEEFSLSVQELARNLRVGLLKFMEL from the exons ATGACATCAACATATGAGTCATGGACAAGTTGGTTGTGTGATTTg GAACCAGAAGATTACAACTTCGTTAATGAATCAAATACAAACAAGGTACATGAAAGTTTCCATTTTCATCATGAAATTGACATAATAACCCCTTTGCCACAAGATCATAATAGTGATAGTCATTACTCAAGCACTATGAGTAACTCCTCAGGGGATGCTAACAGCTTTGAGAGGCCTTCCAAAACACTTAAGACTAACCCTTCAAATACAGGGTACCCTTCCTCACAAAAAAAAGATTCTTCCTTCCCTTACATTCTTTCATTTAACAATGAAAATCCAGAACCAGAGCCAATATTGAACATTGATTCTTCTTCTACCTTGAAACCGAAAGCCAAAAGTTTAAATCATGGAAAGTCTTTAACCTCAAACAAAGGGTCCTTAGAAAATCAAAAAAAGGAAACTAAACGGAAGAAGAATGATTCATTTACAAGATCTTCTCAACATAATCAAGATCACGTACTTGCTGAGAGAAAAAGGAGAGAGAAACTTAGCCAACAGTTCATAGCACTTTCAGCACTCATTCCAGGATTAAAAAAG ATGGATAAGGCTTCTGTATTGAGTGATGCTGTAAACCATGTGAAACAGCTTCAAGAACAAGTAAAAGTACTTGAAGAAAAGAACACAAGGTTTAAAAACGTTGAATCTGTGGTTTATGTTGagaagaacaagaacaagaagaGTTATTCACATGAAGATGTCTCAGACACTTCGTCAAATTCTGGATATGGTAATTGCTACCACGAATCAGAAACAATGCCCGAAGTTGAGGCAAGGGTGTCAGAAAAGAACGTTCTTATCAGAATTCATtgtgagaaaaaaaaggaagTGTTGGTGAAGATAATGAAAGAGATAGAGAATCTTCATCTATCGGTCACTAGTAGTAGCACACTGCAATTTGGAAACACCAATCTAGACATAACCGTCATAGCCCAG ATGGATGAGGAGTTCAGCCTAAGTGTGCAGGAACTAGCTAGGAACCTTCGAGTTGGATTGTTGAAATTCATGGAGTTGTAG
- the LOC101506918 gene encoding transcription factor bHLH18-like, whose product MEKLNTSSNELATSWLSNLLMEEIDDCNLFQQCQPNLFDDEDFISHDIASVLHQEENLQQQQQPLSSESYSSYNLERPNKKLKTKNTLQDLSPVSSPSSTTSQIMSFEKSKSFSSINEVVMFQTQKGSLQKNNFVETMNSQGQGTKRSMANNQEHIIAERKRREKLSQSLIALAALIPGLKKMDKASVLGDAIKYVKELQERLKVLEEKKKDSPIESVVTVNKPPLSCESSSEEVASGNNEHLPHVEVRVSDKDVLIRIHCHKQMGLLLKILVEIQNLHLFVVNSSVLPFGDSILDITIVAQKGTGYKLSRNDLVKNIRVAALRSMS is encoded by the exons ATGGAGAAATTAAACACATCGTCCAACGAATTAGCAACCAGCTGGCTATCTAATTTG CTTATGGAAGAAATAGATGATTGTAACTTGTTTCAACAATGCCAACCAAACTTGTTCGATGATGAAGATTTTATTTCACATGACATAGCAAGTGTTCTACACCAAGAAGAAAActtgcaacaacaacaacaacctttGTCTTCAGAAAGCTATTCTTCTTATAATTTGGAAAGACCCAACAAAAAGTTAAAAACGAAAAACACTTTACAAGATCTTTCCCCTGTTTCTTCCCCTTCTTCGACCACTTCCCAAATTATGTCCTTTGAGAAATCGAAATCATTTTCCTCTATCAATGAGGTTGTTATGTTTCAAACTCAAAAAGGGTCATTGCAAAAGAATAACTTTGTTGAAACTATGAATTCTCAAGGACAAGGAACCAAGAGATCTATGGCTAATAATCAGGAACATATCATTGCGGAGAGAAAGCGAAGAGAGAAACTTAGTCAGAGCTTAATTGCTCTAGCAGCTCTTATTCCTGGCTTGAAGAAG ATGGACAAGGCTTCTGTTCTAGGAGATGCTATAAAGTATGTGAAAGAGCTTCAAGAACGTTTGAAGGTATTagaggaaaagaagaaggataGTCCTATAGAGTCTGTAGTAACGGTAAACAAACCGCCGTTAAGTTGCGAGTCATCGAGCGAAGAGGTTGCTAGTGGTAATAATGAACATCTACCCCACGTGGAAGTTAGAGTTTCGGACAAGGACGTGCTTATTCGTATTCATTGTCACAAACAAATGGGTCTTTTGCTCAAAATTTTGGTTGAGATTCAAAATCTTCATCTCTTTGTTGTTAATAGTAGTGTCCTACCTTTTGGGGATTCTATCCTTGACATAACCATCGTTGCTCAG AAGGGAACGGGATACAAGTTGAGCAGAAATGATCTTGTAAAAAACATACGCGTGGCTGCATTGAGATCCATGTCGTAA